The Aeromonas veronii genome includes the window CACCACCCGGATATGGGCATTGAGGGGGGCACCATCACCGACGGGCGGACGCTGACGCGCCGCCGCCATGCAGGCCGAGGCCGTGGCCCAGGCATCCTCCACACTCTGGTTGCACACCCGGGCCAGGGGAGCTGCGCTGAAGCCCTCGCCGGTCAGGCTCTGCAGGGTCTGGTCATGGGTCATGCCGTTGCCCGGCCCCCAGTAGTGGGCCGCCAGATCCGGGCCGATGCGCGGGTTGTCGGTGAGATAGCCATCCCGGCGCAGGAAGTAGGCACGGGTCTGCTCCACCGCCATCAGGGCCAGCAGGTAGCCGTGGTAGGCGCAGGCCGACTCCTGATTGAGCAGGTGCGGAATGGCGAGCAGCGGGCGTGGACTCTCTACTCCCAGGATCCTGCGCTCCCACTGGCGGGCCAGCGCCAGCACGGCGGCCGGAGTGCGCTCGGCATCCTCCATGGCATAGAGATCCCGCTCGAAGTAGGAGACCAGGGCAATCTGGCGCTCGTTGAAGGCCCTGAACGGCTGGCGAGCCTCGATCATGGCCTTGATGAGGGCATCCGGGATCGCTTCCCCCGCCTCATTGCGGGCGTACCCCTTGAGCCAGTCCGCATCGTCCAGCAGGCTGTCGCAGAACATGGATTGCGTCTCCGCATAGGTCATGGAGGTGGGCGGAAACTCCTGGGAGAAACAGGGGGCGTTGCCGGTGACGTTGGCAAAATGCGCCGCGTGTCCCCCCTCGTGGAACAAGGTGTTGAGGCCATTCCAGCCGCTGCCCACCTGAGCAGGGTTCGCCAAGCTGGTGAAGTTGACCACGGCAGGCACCCACTCCCCCTCCTGCCAGAAGCTCGGCACCGGGCCATGGCAGAAGCCGTTCTCGTATTTCCCTTCCCGGGTCAGCAGATCCAGGGTCAGGGTCGCCTCCCGGTACTGGATGCCGAGGCGACGGAAGCTCTCGACCCAATCCTTCAGGGCTCGGGAGAAGGGCACGTAGGGGTCGAGCTGACGGGTCACGTCACCGCTCACGAAATAGCGCAGGTTGTGGGGCAGCAGCGCCGCCTCCCCCTTGGCCCCCTTCAATTCGGCGAGGCCCAGGTGCACCCGATCCTCGGTGCGGGCGATAAAGTCATCGAGCACGGCGAACAGCTGCTCCGGGCTCATCTGCTCGTTCTTGCGCACCTTGTAGTCGAAGTAATCCCGATAGCCCATGGCGCGGGCGAAGCGGTTGCGAAGCGTGACGATGGCCAGATAGCCGTTGTCGACCACCCACTGCTCCAGGGTATGGAACATGGCGAGCGCGCTCTGGCGCACCGCCTCATTCGCGCTGGCCGCAAGGGAGGCACTGGCTGCCGGCAGGCTGCCGGCCACCTGCCGCCCCTGCTCGTCCAGCAGGGTCAGCTTGAGCTCCTTGCGACGGGCGAACAGCTCTGCCTCGGCGGCCACCAGTTCGTCCATCAGCACCGCAGCCTGTGGGTCTTCGATGACGTTGCACTCGAAGAAGGCTATCCAGCCCCCGAGCCCCCGTTTGAGATCCGCCCCTTCGGCCTCGGCCAGCATGGCCCGCAAGACCGGCAGGCGGGCCGGATCGGCGCAGAATGCCTTGTAGGCCTGTTCGGCTGCGGTGAACCCGGCCTGATCATCGCTGGTGCCCATGTAGGTGGACCAGAAGAGATCCTCCTTGCGCCTGTGTACCTTCAGGTAGTCGGCATTGAGCTGGTTCAAGTAATTCCTGGCATTGGAAATCATAAGGTCCCTCTTTTTATCGGCGGCCACTGGCCGACCGTTCCTTTTTTGATGGCGCCCTGACAGCAGGGCGGGTGCGCGAGGATGCGCCTCATCACGCTAGCAAAAGCAGGCTCCGCTGTCTGCCGCGAGCAAAGGATTATCTTCGTGAATGGAGTCTTCCTGGCGGCGCTGGGTGCCGGTGGCAGAGAGGCCGGGGCCACATGGGGGAATAAAAGCAAAAAGTGGCGTATTGGCTCTACTCCGATGAGAGCAAGCTGTAAAGATTTACACTTAATAATTCAATAGAAAGAAGTCATGATGGGAGCGTCGTAGTCAAACGCGACACCATGACCCATTTTGTAGTCATTTGGCAAACTGGTTGAAAGGCCAGGACGCAAAGCCTCCGGTCTAAAGACATGTCGTCCAGGATAGCGGGGTTGCAGCACAGTGTTTCGGGAAACTCCCCTGCCAACTTGACTGCCCACATCTATCGAACAGAGGAATGTATGGCAGCAACTATTCAACTCAATCACCTCACGGCGGCGCTCGCACTGCTGGCCAGTGGCGGCGTGCTCGCTCACGGCTACATCAGCCAGCCGGAGGCACGCAACTACCTGTGCAAGACGGGTGGCAACATCCAGTGCGGCGCCATCCAGTGGGAACCCCAGAGCCTGGAGGCACCGTCCGGCTTCCCCGCTGGCGGTCCGGCCGATGGTCAGATAGCCGCCGCCGGCCATCCGCAATTTGGCGAGCTCAACGTCCAGACCAGCGATCGCTGGACCAAGCGCGACGTGAAAGCCGGCCCCTTCGCCATCAGCTGGACCTTCACCGCCAACCACACCACCCGCAACTGGCGCTACTACCTCACCAAGCAGGACTGGGATCCGAACCAACCACTGACCCGGGCCTCCTTCGACCTCACCCCCTTCTGCGTCATCGACGGGGGCATGGTGCAACCGCCCAAACAGGTTACCCACAACTGCGTCCTGCCTGCCCGTACCGGTTATCAGGTGATCCTGGGTGTCTGGGAGGTGGGGGATACCACCAACAGCTTCTACAACCTGATCGACGCCCGCTTCGAGGGTGGTACCCAGCCCCCCCTGAGCTGGAGCCAGGGCGGGACCATCTATCCCTCCATCGATCTGGCGGCCGGTGACAAGGCCATGACCCGGGTGTTCGATGCAAGCGGCGAGCGCACGGATCTGCAGACGGTGCTGACCATCGCCAGCACCGAGCAGGGCCAGAAGAACAACTGGGCCCACGCTCTGGCCAGCAAGATCAACGGGGAACAGAGCCAGATCCGCGCCGGTCAGCAAGGGAGTGACGGCCAGTTCAATCCCGTCTACGGCCAGAACCCTGTCTTCCTCAAAGCAGGCAGCAACCTGCAACGGGTCGAGATCCAGCTCGAGCAGCAACAACCGCCGATCGGTGACAGCGTCAGCGTGAGCGGCCTGGAGAGCGAGTACTTGCTCGATGGCGGCAAGCTGACCCTGAGCTTCACAGTCGCGGCGCAAGGGGATCTCGCTGTCACCAGCACCCTCTATGACCATGGTGGCGTCGCCAGGGGGCAGAGCAGCGCCGACATCAAGGACAGCAGCCAGAGCTTCACCATGCCGCTGACCGGGTTGAGTGCCGGCCATCATCAACTGGTGATCACGGGTAAACCCAAATCGGGAGGCGCGGCCGTGCAGCAGACCCTGGATCTGATGCTCAAGGATCCGGCCAGTGGCGGTGACTATCAGTACAGCTTCCCCGAGGGCGTCGCCGCCTACACCGCCGGCACCAAGGTGTTGCAACCCAAGAACGGCAAGATCTACCAGTGCAAGCCCTTCCCCTACAGCGGCTGGTGCAGCCAGTGGGCCAGCACGGCCACCCAGTATGAGCCGGGCGTCGGCTCCCACTGGCAGGAGGCCTGGACCCAACTGCCATAATCGTCTGAATGCAAAACAGGGAGCCCGAGGCTCCCTGTTTTTTATGGCGATTCACTCAGATCTGGTAATCGAGCGCCGCATCGTTGCGCAGAGCCCGCGCCTGGATGTCTGCCAGCGCCAGTTCCGGGTTGCAGAGCTGGATGAACTGCCAGGCGAAATTGTGCTGGAACTGCCCCTGCTTGAGGCCGATCCAGGCGGTGTGAGGGGCAAACAGCCGGCTGCCGTCGAGTTGCACCAGCCCCTTGTCCCGCTGGCCGTTGAAGGCCATGTCCGCCAGTATACCCACCCCCATTTCCAGCTCGACATAGGTCTTTATGACGTCGGAATCCTGAGCCGTCAGCAGGATCTGCGGCACTATCCCGGCTTCGGCAAACGCTTCATCTACCCGCACCCGCCCGGTCAGCCCCGCCTGATAGGTGACGATGGGCCATTGGGCCAGCGCCGCCAGGGTCAGCTCCCGCTCGGCGGTGAGGGGGTGCTGCTCCGGCACCACTATGTTGTGATGCCAGCGATAGTAGGGAAACGCCACCACCCCTTCGCTCTTGTCGAGTTGCTCGCTGCTGATGCCAATGTCCACTTCGCCGGTCTGCACCAGCCGCACTATCTCCTCCGGGCTGCCCTGACGCAGCTCCAGCTGCACCAGCGGGAACTGCTCGCGAAACGCCTTCACTACCCGCGGCAGGGCATAGCGCGCCTGGGTATGAGTGGTCGCGACCAGCAAGCGTCCCGAGTCGCGGTTGGCGAAGGTGCTGGCCAGCTTGCGGATGTTGTTGGCGTCATTGAGGATGCGCTCGGCGATCACCAACAGCTCCTTGCCGGGCTCCGTCATGCCGAGCAGCCGCTTGCCGTAACGGATGAAGAGCTCCAGCCCCAGCTCTTCTTCCAGCTCGCGGATATGGCGGCTGACCCCGGACTGGGAGGTAAACAGGGCGTTGGCGACCTCGGTCAGGTTGTAGTCCCGCCGCGCCGCCTCCCGAATAATGCGTAATTGCTGAAAATTCACGTCATCGCCTCCTGCGCTGACCGGCCCCGTGGATGGGCTCCCGGAGCCTTGTTCTCTGTCTCAAACCTGAACACGATGGATGGCTCGCGCACTAGATCTGGTAGTCCGGGTAGAGCTGAGCCTGCTTGGCGATCAGCCTCACCCCCTGCCCCGGCACCAGGGTACGGGCAGCCTCCTTGCTCAGCTCGGCCTCGTAGTGGGCCCCCTTGCCATTGGGAGTGCCTGCGTCACCGTTGCCCCTGAGTTCGACCCGGATCCGCGGCCCCATGGGCAACAGACGAGTGATGGTGGCGCTGATGCCACCTGGCGCATCCGCTGGCAGGATCTCCAGCTCGTGGGGGCGCACATAGGCGATGGCCGCGCTGCCCTGGGCCAGCCGGGAGTCACTCGCACCCCCCAGCCACTGCTCGCCGATGCCGAGCCCCTGCTCCGCCACCCGGCCATGGAACAGGTTCACGCTGCCGAGGAAGCTGTGGACGAAGGAGCTGGCGGGCTGGTCATAGACCTCGGCCGGAGTGCCGACCTGCTCGACCCGACCGGCATTCATCAGCACCACCCGATCTGCCACCTCCAGCGCCTCCTCCTGATCGTGGGTCACGAACAGGCTGGTGACGTGCAGCTCGTTGTGCAGTTCCCGCAACCAGCGACGCAGCTCCTTACGTACCTGGGCATCGAGGGCGCCGAACGGCTCGTCCAGCAGCAAGACCTTGGGCTGTACCGCCAGGGCCCGCGCCAGGGCAACTCGCTGGCGCTGGCCACCGGAGAGCTGGGTCGGGTAACGGCCAGCCACGTGGCTGAGCTGCACCAGATCCAGCAGCTCCTTGACCCGGGCACGGATATCCGCCTCGCTCGGGCGCTCGCTGCGCGGCTTGACCCGCAGGCCAAAGGCCACGTTCTCGAACACCGTCATGTGGCGGAACAGGGCGTAGTGCTGGAACACGAAGCCGACGTTGCGCTCGCGTACATGCAGGGCGGAGGCATCCTCCCCCCGGATGATGACGTTGCCGCTATCGGCCTGCTCCAACCCGGCGATGATCCGCAGCAAGGTGGTCTTGCCGCAACCGGAGGGCCCCAGCAGGGCGACCAGTTCGCCGTCGTGGAAGTCAAGGTTGATGTCGGCCAGGGCCGCGTACTGATTGAAATGCTTGTTGAGTCGTTGAACCTGAATGCTCATGGCTGCCTCGTTGAAACTGTGAAATCAGTGAGATTTAATGGGCTGACCACGCAGCCGGGCCAACAGGGTTTCCCCCAACAGGGTGAAGATCCCGAACAGAGCCAAGAGGCTGGCCACCGCGAAGGCGGCGCCGGTCTGGTACTCGTTGTAGAGGATCTCGATGTGCAGCGGCAGGGTGTTGGTCTGGCCGCGAATGTGGCCCGAGACCACGGACACGGCGCCAAACTCCCCCACCGCCCGGGCGGTACAGAGCAGCACGCCATACATCAGACTCCATCGAATTCCTGGTAAGGTGACCCGCCAGAACATCTGCAAACCGCTCGCCCCCAGCATGATGGCTGCCTCTTCCTCTTCCGGTCCGCGAGCCTCCATCTGGGGCAACAACTCGCGCACCACGAAGGGCACGGTAATGAAAGTGGTGGCCAGGATGATCCCAGGGGTGGCGAAGATGATCTTGATGTCGTGCTCACTCAACCAGTCACCGAACCAGCCACGGCTGCCGAACATCAGCACGAACATCAGGCCGGCGATGACGGGGGAAACCGAGAACGGCAAGTCAATCAGAGTGATGAGTAGTTGCCGGCCCGGGAAGCGGAAGCGGGCGATGGCCCAGGCGGCCGCCAGACCGAACAGCACGTTCAATGGCACCGAGCAGAGGGTCACCAGAGCGGTGAGGCCGAGGGCGCTCAGGGCATCCGGTTCGCTGATGGCATGCCAGAAGAAAGCAAGACCCGGGCTCAGCGCCTGAATGAAGACGGTAGCGAGTGGCAACAACAGCAGGGCGGCAAACCAGCCCAACCCGACTGTGATGAGCAACCACTTGACCCAGACCGGCTCGCGAGTCACGGGCTCATGGCTCGACCGCGTGCCCTGCGGGGCGGTCTCGACAACCAGGGTAGAGGCATTCATATGCGGCTCCCTCCGATACGGGCCCAGCTCCAGGCCTGCAACTTGTTGATGATCAACAGCAGAATGAATGAGATAAGCAGCATGACGGAGGCGATGGCGGAGGCGCCTGCGTAGTCATACTCCTCCAGGTGGCTCATGATCATCAGCGGCGCGATTTCCGACACCATGGGCAGATTGCCTGCGATGAAGATGACGGAGCCGTACTCCCCCACCCCGCGGGCGAAGGCCAGGGCGAAGCCGGTGAGCAGCGCCGGGATCAGGGTTGGCCAAAGCACCCTGGCAAAGGTCTGCCAACGGTTGGCCCCGAGGCTTGCGGCCGCCTCCTCCTGCTCGGTCTCGGCTTCACGCAGCACCGGCTGCAGGGTGCGCACCACGAAGGGCAGACCGATGAAGGTCAGGGCTATCACCACACCAATGGGGTTATAGGCGAGTTCGATGCCAAGGGGAGCAACCCATTGGCCGATCCAGCCGTTGGGGGCGAAGATGGCGCACAGGGCGATACCGGAGACGGCGGTGGGCATGGCGAACGGCAGATCGATGAGCGCATCCACCAGACGACGACCGGGGAAGCTGTAGCGCACCAGCACCCAGGCCAGGATGAGACCGAACAGGCTGTTGAGCAGGGCGGCGATAAAGGCGGCACCGAAGCTCAGGCGAAATGAAGCCAACACCCGGGGGGAGTTGATCACCTGCCAGAATTCGGCGGCACTCAGGTTGTTGATGGCAAACAACACCAACGCCGAAAGCGGCAACAGCACCAGTATGCCCAGGTAGAGCAGGCTGAAGCCCAGCGTCGCCCCCAGGCCAGGCAGGACAGAGTAAGAACTTAATCGCATAACACTTCCGATTGTTATAAGTAAGTTTCGATATAGCGATTCTGCTCACTCCCGCCAGATGCAACAAACACCAATAACGCCTTTGCTAATCACTTTTTTATCTAACAACGATGAAACAAGGCTTTTAGAGCAACAAATATAAAAAAAGGTCTTTTATATAAATAAAAGACCTAACCAAACGGAGCCGTAAAACCAAAACCGGAAGTGGATGCCATGAGTACGATCATGGGGACGGACGACGGGCCCCCATCTCTTGTGTTTCCTCCTTGGCCTCTGCGCCGTGACGATCGATGACTAACGGAAGCTGAGTGCCGCCCGCTTGCCCCAATCGGTCTGAAGCGGTTCCACCACCATCTCGGCCCGCCGATGAAGGGTGCCGAGCAGGTTGAGACCCTGACTCCACTCCCCGTGACCTGACTGGGCATTGATGTGGCCCACCTCCCCCGCATCGAACAGGGGAACCTGCCACTGGCGGCTCCAGTACTCGGCTCGCTCGAACGACATCCATGGATCGTTGCGACTGGCGATAAGCTGGGCGGAGACCTTGACCGATCCCGCCAGCGCCTCGTCCGGGATGCCAAAACGGGCCGGATCGGCGGGAGCCACGATCAGGATGGAGGAGACCTTCTCCGGTTGCAGCCTGGCGGCGGCGATGGCCGTCAGGGCACCGAAGGAGTGGGCCACCAGATGCACCCGGCCACGCCGGCTCCTGAGCTTGCTCGCCAGCTTGGCACTCCAGACCGTGAGGTCAGGCTTGTCCCAGGGCAGCCCGACCATGCGCTGCCACTGGGGGAAGTGTTGATGCCAGCGACTCTGCCAATGATCCGGTCCGCTGTTGTGCAGACCGGGAACCAGGAGGATCTTGTTCATCTGGAGGCTCCTATCCGTGATGCGGGACCCAGTGGGGCAGACTTAGCTGCCCGGCTGGTAGATCTGGTCGAACAGACCGCCCTGGGAGAAGTGTTTCTTCTGGGCCTTGTCCCAATCCCCTTCCAGATCCTTGACGGTGAACAGGTTCAGGGTCGGGAACTGGGCCGAGGTCTCCTTCAGGATCGCCGGATTGCTGGGACGGTAGTGATACTTGGCGATGATGCGCTGCCCCTCATCGGAGTAGAGATAATCGAGGTAGCCCTTGGCGACCGCCTCGGTGCCGTGTTTCTTGGCGACCTTGTCCACCACGGTGACCGGCGGCTCCGCCAGAATGGAGACGGACGGTACCACCAGTTCAAACTTGTCACTGGTGCCCGGCTGACCCAGCACCAGCAGCGCCTCGTTCTCCCAGGCCAGCAGTACGTCGCCGAGGCCGCGTTCGATAAAGCTGGTCGTGGCACCGCGAGCACCGGAATCCAGCACCTTCACGTTCTTGAACAGGTCTCCGACGAACTGCTTGGCCTCCTCCTCACTGCCGTCCTTCTTCAGGGCATAGCCCCAGGCAGCCAGGTAGTTCCAGCGCGCCCCGCCAGAGGTCTTGGGGTTGGGGGTGACGATGGAGACATCCTTGCGCACCAGATCGTCCCAGTCCTTGATCTGCTTGGGATTCCCCTTGCGCACCAGGAAGACGATGGTGGAGGTATAGGGAGACGCGTTATTGGCGAGCCGTCCCTCCCAGTCACTGGCGGTGAGGCCGGCCTTGGCCACTGCATCGACGTCGTAGGCCAGCGCCAGCGACACCACGTCGGCTTCCAGACCGTCCACCACGGCACGTGCCTGCTTGCCGGAGCCACCGTGAGACTGGCTCACCACCACATCGTCTCCGGTCTTGCTCTTCCACTCCTTGGCAAACGCCGTGTTGTACTCCTGGAACAGCTCGCGGGTAGGGTCGTAGGAGACGTTGAGCAGCCGGACTTCGGCGGCATTGGCTTGGCCGAGCGCAAGCAGGGATAACAGGGAGAGAGCGGTCATTCGCAGTTTCATGGTGATACTCCTTATCGTTGGATTGAGTACAGCATGCCTCCTCTTTGATATACCAGGAAGAAAGAAATAGCGCATTGCTTATCTCTTTTCTGCATATCAAGGGTGAGTCAAAAACAAGATTAAGGTGAGATCGCGAGGGAAAAATGAGAAATACAGGGACGAAAAAAAGCCCAGTCGTTAGACTGGGCTTCTTGTTAGTGGCGGAGCGGACGGGACTCGAACCCGCGACCCCCGGCGTGACAGGCCGGTATTCTAACCGACTGAACTACCGCTCCGCATTCGGTTAGCTTTCGCTAAATCTTTTGCCGCTTCATGAGGTGTCATCCTCGCAGCCAATCGCGCAATGTGTGCACAACTGTTTAATTGGGTGCCTGGCAGTGTCCTACTCTCGCATGGCGAATGCCACACTACCATCGGCGCTACCGCGTTTCACTTCTGAGTTCGGCATGGGATCAGGTGGTTCCACGGCGCTATGGCCGCCAGGCAAATTCTTAATCTAGAAAGCTGACGTGAATAACGATGTCGCTCTTGGCTCGTCGCTATCACTGAATTTGAGTAGTTCATGCACTTGCTACAAGGCCCAGAACACTTCTTGGGTGTTGTATGGTTAAGCCTCACGGGTAATTAGTATGGGTTAGCTCAACACGTCACCGCGCTTACACACCCCACCTATCAACGTTGTGGTCTCCAACGGCCCTTTAGGACCCTCAAGGGGTCAGGGATGACTCATCTCAGGGCTCGCTTCCCGCTTAGATGCTTTCAGCGGTTATCGATTCCGAACTTAGCTACCGGGCAGTGCCACTGGCGTGACAACCCGAACACCAGAGGTTCGTTCACTCCGGTCCTCTCGTACTAGGAGCAACTCCCTTCAATCATCCAACGCCCACGGCAGATAGGGACCGAACTGTCTCACGACGTTCTGAACCCAGCTCGCGTACCACTTTAAATGGCGAACAGCCATACCCTTGGGACCGACTTCAGCCCCAGGATGTGATGAGCCGACATCGAGGTGCCAAACACCGCCGTCGATATGAACTCTTGGGCGGTATCAGCCTGTTATCCCCGGAGTACCTTTTATCCGTTGAGCGATGGCCCTTCCATTCAGAACCACCGGATCACTATGACCTACTTTCGTACCTGCTCGACCTGTCCGTCTCGCAGTTAAGCTGGCTTATGCCATTGCACTAACCTCCTGATGTCCGACCAGGATTAGCCAACCTTCGTGCTCCTCCGTTACTCTTTGGGAGGAGACCGCCCCAGTCAAACTACCCACCAGGCACTGTCCGCGAGCCCGATTCAGGGCCCTGCGTTAGAACATCAAACATACAAGGGTGGTATTTCAAGGACGGCTCCACGACAACTGGCGTCATCGCTTCAAAGCCTCCCACCTATCCTACACATGTAGGTTCAATGTTCAGTGCCAAGCTGTAGTAAAGGTTCACGGGGTCTTTCCGTCTAGCCGCGGGTACACCGCATCTTCACGGCGAATTCGATTTCACTGAGTCTCGGGTGGAGACAGCATGGCCATGGTTACACCATTCGTGCAGGTCGGAACTTACCCGACAAGGAATTTCGCTACCTTAGGACCGTTATAGTTACGGCCGCCGTTTACCGGGGCTTCGATCAAGAGCTTCGCTTGCGCTAACCCCATCAATTAACCTTCCGGCACCGGGCAGGTGTCACACCCTATACGTCCACTTTCGTGTTTGCAGAGTGCTGTGTTTTTGATAAACAGTCCCAGCCATCTGGTCACTGCGACTCCCGACAGCTCCATCCGCAAGGGACTTCACCATCAAGAGCGAACCTTCTCCCGAAGTTACGGTTCTATTTTGCCTAGTTCCTTCACCCGAGTTCTCTCAAGCGCCTTGGTATTCTCTACCCGACCACCTGTGTCGGTTTGGGGTACGATGACTTGTAATCTGAAGCTTAGAGGCTTTTCCTGGAAGCAGGGCATCAATGGCTTCCGCACCGTAGTGCGTTCGTCTCGTGTCT containing:
- the cbl gene encoding HTH-type transcriptional regulator Cbl — its product is MNFQQLRIIREAARRDYNLTEVANALFTSQSGVSRHIRELEEELGLELFIRYGKRLLGMTEPGKELLVIAERILNDANNIRKLASTFANRDSGRLLVATTHTQARYALPRVVKAFREQFPLVQLELRQGSPEEIVRLVQTGEVDIGISSEQLDKSEGVVAFPYYRWHHNIVVPEQHPLTAERELTLAALAQWPIVTYQAGLTGRVRVDEAFAEAGIVPQILLTAQDSDVIKTYVELEMGVGILADMAFNGQRDKGLVQLDGSRLFAPHTAWIGLKQGQFQHNFAWQFIQLCNPELALADIQARALRNDAALDYQI
- a CDS encoding sulfate ABC transporter substrate-binding protein, which codes for MKLRMTALSLLSLLALGQANAAEVRLLNVSYDPTRELFQEYNTAFAKEWKSKTGDDVVVSQSHGGSGKQARAVVDGLEADVVSLALAYDVDAVAKAGLTASDWEGRLANNASPYTSTIVFLVRKGNPKQIKDWDDLVRKDVSIVTPNPKTSGGARWNYLAAWGYALKKDGSEEEAKQFVGDLFKNVKVLDSGARGATTSFIERGLGDVLLAWENEALLVLGQPGTSDKFELVVPSVSILAEPPVTVVDKVAKKHGTEAVAKGYLDYLYSDEGQRIIAKYHYRPSNPAILKETSAQFPTLNLFTVKDLEGDWDKAQKKHFSQGGLFDQIYQPGS
- a CDS encoding M3 family metallopeptidase, producing MISNARNYLNQLNADYLKVHRRKEDLFWSTYMGTSDDQAGFTAAEQAYKAFCADPARLPVLRAMLAEAEGADLKRGLGGWIAFFECNVIEDPQAAVLMDELVAAEAELFARRKELKLTLLDEQGRQVAGSLPAASASLAASANEAVRQSALAMFHTLEQWVVDNGYLAIVTLRNRFARAMGYRDYFDYKVRKNEQMSPEQLFAVLDDFIARTEDRVHLGLAELKGAKGEAALLPHNLRYFVSGDVTRQLDPYVPFSRALKDWVESFRRLGIQYREATLTLDLLTREGKYENGFCHGPVPSFWQEGEWVPAVVNFTSLANPAQVGSGWNGLNTLFHEGGHAAHFANVTGNAPCFSQEFPPTSMTYAETQSMFCDSLLDDADWLKGYARNEAGEAIPDALIKAMIEARQPFRAFNERQIALVSYFERDLYAMEDAERTPAAVLALARQWERRILGVESPRPLLAIPHLLNQESACAYHGYLLALMAVEQTRAYFLRRDGYLTDNPRIGPDLAAHYWGPGNGMTHDQTLQSLTGEGFSAAPLARVCNQSVEDAWATASACMAAARQRPPVGDGAPLNAHIRVVHGAELIADNSESEARMLADFEAWIRRYYQGESQPA
- the gbpA gene encoding N-acetylglucosamine-binding protein GbpA — its product is MAATIQLNHLTAALALLASGGVLAHGYISQPEARNYLCKTGGNIQCGAIQWEPQSLEAPSGFPAGGPADGQIAAAGHPQFGELNVQTSDRWTKRDVKAGPFAISWTFTANHTTRNWRYYLTKQDWDPNQPLTRASFDLTPFCVIDGGMVQPPKQVTHNCVLPARTGYQVILGVWEVGDTTNSFYNLIDARFEGGTQPPLSWSQGGTIYPSIDLAAGDKAMTRVFDASGERTDLQTVLTIASTEQGQKNNWAHALASKINGEQSQIRAGQQGSDGQFNPVYGQNPVFLKAGSNLQRVEIQLEQQQPPIGDSVSVSGLESEYLLDGGKLTLSFTVAAQGDLAVTSTLYDHGGVARGQSSADIKDSSQSFTMPLTGLSAGHHQLVITGKPKSGGAAVQQTLDLMLKDPASGGDYQYSFPEGVAAYTAGTKVLQPKNGKIYQCKPFPYSGWCSQWASTATQYEPGVGSHWQEAWTQLP
- a CDS encoding RBBP9/YdeN family alpha/beta hydrolase, whose protein sequence is MNKILLVPGLHNSGPDHWQSRWHQHFPQWQRMVGLPWDKPDLTVWSAKLASKLRSRRGRVHLVAHSFGALTAIAAARLQPEKVSSILIVAPADPARFGIPDEALAGSVKVSAQLIASRNDPWMSFERAEYWSRQWQVPLFDAGEVGHINAQSGHGEWSQGLNLLGTLHRRAEMVVEPLQTDWGKRAALSFR
- the cysW gene encoding sulfate ABC transporter permease subunit CysW codes for the protein MNASTLVVETAPQGTRSSHEPVTREPVWVKWLLITVGLGWFAALLLLPLATVFIQALSPGLAFFWHAISEPDALSALGLTALVTLCSVPLNVLFGLAAAWAIARFRFPGRQLLITLIDLPFSVSPVIAGLMFVLMFGSRGWFGDWLSEHDIKIIFATPGIILATTFITVPFVVRELLPQMEARGPEEEEAAIMLGASGLQMFWRVTLPGIRWSLMYGVLLCTARAVGEFGAVSVVSGHIRGQTNTLPLHIEILYNEYQTGAAFAVASLLALFGIFTLLGETLLARLRGQPIKSH
- the cysT gene encoding sulfate ABC transporter permease subunit CysT; this translates as MRLSSYSVLPGLGATLGFSLLYLGILVLLPLSALVLFAINNLSAAEFWQVINSPRVLASFRLSFGAAFIAALLNSLFGLILAWVLVRYSFPGRRLVDALIDLPFAMPTAVSGIALCAIFAPNGWIGQWVAPLGIELAYNPIGVVIALTFIGLPFVVRTLQPVLREAETEQEEAAASLGANRWQTFARVLWPTLIPALLTGFALAFARGVGEYGSVIFIAGNLPMVSEIAPLMIMSHLEEYDYAGASAIASVMLLISFILLLIINKLQAWSWARIGGSRI
- a CDS encoding sulfate/molybdate ABC transporter ATP-binding protein; protein product: MSIQVQRLNKHFNQYAALADINLDFHDGELVALLGPSGCGKTTLLRIIAGLEQADSGNVIIRGEDASALHVRERNVGFVFQHYALFRHMTVFENVAFGLRVKPRSERPSEADIRARVKELLDLVQLSHVAGRYPTQLSGGQRQRVALARALAVQPKVLLLDEPFGALDAQVRKELRRWLRELHNELHVTSLFVTHDQEEALEVADRVVLMNAGRVEQVGTPAEVYDQPASSFVHSFLGSVNLFHGRVAEQGLGIGEQWLGGASDSRLAQGSAAIAYVRPHELEILPADAPGGISATITRLLPMGPRIRVELRGNGDAGTPNGKGAHYEAELSKEAARTLVPGQGVRLIAKQAQLYPDYQI